One genomic segment of Falco peregrinus isolate bFalPer1 chromosome 7, bFalPer1.pri, whole genome shotgun sequence includes these proteins:
- the ZNF451 gene encoding E3 SUMO-protein ligase ZNF451 isoform X2, with product MESHSAVNIQKSKLPASESEDEIEFVGEGPLRPVLECIDLVSSEDEEPNSSSYVHRNTKRKDHIDYQKERVASTLDRLARHVEVEKQQKEEKNKAFKEKVDSQYAHGLQELEFIRERSDTEAARLCVDQWLKMPGLKPGTINSGKRGFYKRAGQVQVNRSPISCPVMHCNREFDNGHLLLGHLQRFDHSPCDPTVTLHGPPNNAVACVICCKRFSTPQQYSDHLLSKLNENDGHKKDLPPQHIQCFACPNCFLLFTKRDECLQHMSGKNHFLQVSKLSDEMKAGLPLPFPSYAKNLLISLCKEVPFQVKCISCCQILRSHMELTAHFRTRCHNSGPVALSEKSISQVAEIFKTKGHCENCDKLFADENQITQHKQTTQHNIKVLTTMEESILMFCHVNGKNKNQSHLCHIVDRSRPLLKRHLTSNESTSERESTPSKRKSDLKGKDDDHVASQSQGSACKVKAWFCECLQKFFTEDSVEKHILSANRICHKCAVCGKLAENSSIIRLHMSRFHGGAHLTNFLLWCRACSVDLREEDIMGHVTEFHGGHSYYYEQEALEDEPMPSASDTVCISAGETTDCIPSPIELSPENSPILGKWQCRICEEMFESEENVKQHCMSLESHAFHRYCCGICRNHFRKVGTLQRHFKEHHNQEIQTKYFCGLCGNLFFDTEEEFLIHYKEIHSVDYAFVPEEMETSIKKEEDFLPAEQGDRLTCGCRTIYVSRINRRNDYVNCQKAMLQKGNLWFRCCFCSATAQNFADLNSHLNSHTSLKPKEEMYVVRCDACNKNFNDLQSAHQHYHMKHCFLQKPDLSSLASESENTVFKFTASGACVDRKPHKLKSEASPSKTQERPQLSPLQGPIQGKKETEENSAYSDEPGEDGELPDLDYLSTMTHIVLVDLDNWGSLFSQLPANLNQGTFIWGFQGGYSNWKPPVQCKIYNYLKRIGCFFLHPRCGTRREAADFALCIHAGRLDEHLPKQIPFTVLSGDKSFLELETQFKLTQRSARILNPHHIEGDMMCALLNSISDTAKEEDADLEEAIKRSLEEM from the exons ATGGAGTCTCATAGCGCTGTCAACATCCAGAAGAGTAAATTGCCAGCTTCTGAAAGTGAAGATGAGATTGAGTTCGTTGGA gaaggaCCTTTAAGACCTGTACTTGAATGCATCGATCTTGTCAGTAGTGAGGATGAAGAACCTAACAGCAGTTCTTACGTTCAT AGAAATACTAAGCGTAAAGATCATATTGACTATCAGAAAGAACGAGTTGCGTCAACCTTGGATCGTCTGGCACGCCATGTTGAAgtagagaaacagcaaaaagaagagaaaaacaaagccttTAAG GAGAAAGTTGATTCCCAATATGCTCATGGGTTGCAAGAACTAGAATTTATTCGGGAGCGCAGTGACACGGAAGCTGCAAGATTATGTGTGGACCAGTGGTTAAAAATGCCAG GTCTTAAGCCAGGCACCATTAACAGTGGAAAAAGGGGGTTTTATAAGAGAGCAGGTCAGGTGCAAGTCAACAGGAGTCCCATATCTTGTCCTGTGATGCATTGCAACAGGGAGTTTGATAATGGGCATCTTCTCCTAGGTCACCTTCAAAG gTTTGATCATTCTCCTTGTGACCCAACAGTCACATTGCATGGACCCCCAAATAATGCTGTTGCCTGTGTGATATGCTGCAAAAGATTTTCAACCCCTCAGCAGTACAGTGATCATCTTTTATCTAAG ctaaATGAAAATGACGGGCATAAAAAAGATCTCCCTCCACAGCATATTCAGTGTTTTGCATGCCCAAACTGCTTCCTCCTTTTCACCAAAAGAGACGAATGCTTGCAGCATATGTCAGGAAAGAACCACTTCCTCCAGGTTTCTAAATTGAGTG ATGAAATGAAGGCTGgccttcctctgcctttcccatCCTATGCAAAGAACCTTCTGATATCTCTGTGCAAAGAGGTCCCCTTCCAAGTGAAGTGTATATCCTGCTGCCAGATACTACGTTCGCATATGGAATTAACAGCTCATTTCAG AACACGTTGTCATAATTCTGGGCCTGTGGCGCTGTCAGAGAAGAGCATCTCCCAAGTTGCagagatatttaaaacaaaaggtcACTGTGAGAACTGTGATAAACTGTTTGCTGATGAGAATCAGATCACCCAGCATAAGCAAACCACTCAACACAACATTAAAGTTCTTACTACAATGGAAGAATCCATCTTGATGTTCTGTCATgtcaatggaaaaaataaaaatcagtctcATTTGTGCCATATTGTGGATCGGTCAAGACCACTGCTTAAAAGACATTTGACTTCAAATGAGTCTACCAGTGAAAGGGAGTCTACTCCTTCAAAACGGAAGAGTGATCTAAAAGGTAAAGATGACGATCATGTAGCAAGCCAAAGTCAAGGTAGTGCTTGCAAAGTAAAAGCCTGGTTTTGTGAATGCCTTCAAAAGTTTTTTACAGAAGATTCAgtagaaaagcacattttatcAGCAAATAGGATCTGTCACAAGTGTGCTGTGTGTGGAAAGCTTGCTGAAAATTCGAGCATTATCCGCCTGCATATGAGCCGATTCCATGGGGGAGCACACTTGactaattttcttctctggtgCAGAGCATGCTCTGTAGATCTCAGAGAAGAGGATATTATGGGACATGTGACTGAATTTCATGGTGGACATAGTTACTATTATGAACAAGAAGCTCTAGAAGATGAACCTATGCCATCTGCTTCTGACACAGTGTGCATTTCTGCAGGTGAAACAACAGACTGCATTCCTAGTCCTATAGAACTCTCCCCTGAAAACAGCCCTATTCTGGGAAAATGGCAATGCCGCATTTGCGAGGAGATGTTTGAATCTGAAGAGAATGTTAAACAACATTGCATGTCCTTAGAAAGCCATGCATTTCACAGATACTGCTGTGGCATATGCAGAAATCACTTTCGGAAAGTAGGAACGCTACAGCGACACTTCAAAGAGCATCATAACCAGGAGATACAAACTAAATACTTCTGTGGTCTTTGTGGTAATCTCTTCTTTGACACAGAAGAAGAATTTCTAATCCATTATAAGGAGATTCATAGCGTGGACTATGCATTTGTGCCTGAGGAGATGGAAACATcaataaaaaaagaggaggacttccttccagcagagcaaggagaCCGTTTAACCTGTGGTTGCCGGACAATTTACGTCTCCAGAATAAACAGGAGGAACGATTATGTGAATTGTCAGAAAGCCATGCTGCAAAAAGGAAACTTATGGTTTCGATGCTGCTTCTGTTCTGCAACTGCACAGAATTTTGCCGATTTGAACAGTCATCTCAACAGTCACACATCACTGAAACCTAAGGAAGAGATGTATGTTGTTAGATGTGATGCATGCAACAAAAACTTCAATGATCTTCAGAGTGCACATCAGCACTATCACATGAAACACTGCTTCTTGCAGAAACCTGATTTATCAAGTCTTGCATCAGaatcagaaaatacagtattcaAGTTCACAGCAAGTGGGGCTTGTGTGGACAGAAAACCTCACAAGCTAAAATCTGAAGCATCTCCATCCAAGACTCAGGAAAGACCACAGTTGTCTCCTCTCCAGGGACCGatacagggaaagaaagaaacagaagagaactCTGCATACTCTGACGAACCTGGTGAAG ATGGTGAACTTCCTGATCTTGACTACCTGAGTACCATGACTCACATTGTGTTGGTGGATCTGGACAACTGGGGAAGCTTATTCTCACAGCTGCCAGCTAACCTGAACCAAGGGACATTTATCTGGGGCTTTCAAG GAGGGTACAGCAACTGGAAACCTCCAGTGCAGTGCAAAATTTACAATTATCTGAAGAGGATTGgatgtttctttcttcatccACGTTGCGGTAccagaagagaagcagcagactTTGCTCTCTGTATTCAT GCTGGTCGTCTGGATGAACACCTGCCCAAGCAAATTCCTTTCACTGTACTTTCTGGAGACAAAAGCTTCCTGGAACTGGAAACTCAATTTAAACTGACTCAGCGATCAGCTCGCATCCTAAATCCTCACCACATTGAGGGAGACATGATGTGTGCCTTGCTAAACAGCATTTCAGACACCGCCAAAG
- the ZNF451 gene encoding E3 SUMO-protein ligase ZNF451 isoform X1, translating to MESHSAVNIQKSKLPASESEDEIEFVGEGPLRPVLECIDLVSSEDEEPNSSSYVHRNTKRKDHIDYQKERVASTLDRLARHVEVEKQQKEEKNKAFKEKVDSQYAHGLQELEFIRERSDTEAARLCVDQWLKMPGLKPGTINSGKRGFYKRAGQVQVNRSPISCPVMHCNREFDNGHLLLGHLQRFDHSPCDPTVTLHGPPNNAVACVICCKRFSTPQQYSDHLLSKLNENDGHKKDLPPQHIQCFACPNCFLLFTKRDECLQHMSGKNHFLQVSKLSDEMKAGLPLPFPSYAKNLLISLCKEVPFQVKCISCCQILRSHMELTAHFRTRCHNSGPVALSEKSISQVAEIFKTKGHCENCDKLFADENQITQHKQTTQHNIKVLTTMEESILMFCHVNGKNKNQSHLCHIVDRSRPLLKRHLTSNESTSERESTPSKRKSDLKGKDDDHVASQSQGSACKVKAWFCECLQKFFTEDSVEKHILSANRICHKCAVCGKLAENSSIIRLHMSRFHGGAHLTNFLLWCRACSVDLREEDIMGHVTEFHGGHSYYYEQEALEDEPMPSASDTVCISAGETTDCIPSPIELSPENSPILGKWQCRICEEMFESEENVKQHCMSLESHAFHRYCCGICRNHFRKVGTLQRHFKEHHNQEIQTKYFCGLCGNLFFDTEEEFLIHYKEIHSVDYAFVPEEMETSIKKEEDFLPAEQGDRLTCGCRTIYVSRINRRNDYVNCQKAMLQKGNLWFRCCFCSATAQNFADLNSHLNSHTSLKPKEEMYVVRCDACNKNFNDLQSAHQHYHMKHCFLQKPDLSSLASESENTVFKFTASGACVDRKPHKLKSEASPSKTQERPQLSPLQGPIQGKKETEENSAYSDEPGEDGELPDLDYLSTMTHIVLVDLDNWGSLFSQLPANLNQGTFIWGFQGGYSNWKPPVQCKIYNYLKRIGCFFLHPRCGTRREAADFALCIHAGRLDEHLPKQIPFTVLSGDKSFLELETQFKLTQRSARILNPHHIEGDMMCALLNSISDTAKGSDSEEDEDTLTAKRSLEEMNKREEEDADLEEAIKRSLEEM from the exons ATGGAGTCTCATAGCGCTGTCAACATCCAGAAGAGTAAATTGCCAGCTTCTGAAAGTGAAGATGAGATTGAGTTCGTTGGA gaaggaCCTTTAAGACCTGTACTTGAATGCATCGATCTTGTCAGTAGTGAGGATGAAGAACCTAACAGCAGTTCTTACGTTCAT AGAAATACTAAGCGTAAAGATCATATTGACTATCAGAAAGAACGAGTTGCGTCAACCTTGGATCGTCTGGCACGCCATGTTGAAgtagagaaacagcaaaaagaagagaaaaacaaagccttTAAG GAGAAAGTTGATTCCCAATATGCTCATGGGTTGCAAGAACTAGAATTTATTCGGGAGCGCAGTGACACGGAAGCTGCAAGATTATGTGTGGACCAGTGGTTAAAAATGCCAG GTCTTAAGCCAGGCACCATTAACAGTGGAAAAAGGGGGTTTTATAAGAGAGCAGGTCAGGTGCAAGTCAACAGGAGTCCCATATCTTGTCCTGTGATGCATTGCAACAGGGAGTTTGATAATGGGCATCTTCTCCTAGGTCACCTTCAAAG gTTTGATCATTCTCCTTGTGACCCAACAGTCACATTGCATGGACCCCCAAATAATGCTGTTGCCTGTGTGATATGCTGCAAAAGATTTTCAACCCCTCAGCAGTACAGTGATCATCTTTTATCTAAG ctaaATGAAAATGACGGGCATAAAAAAGATCTCCCTCCACAGCATATTCAGTGTTTTGCATGCCCAAACTGCTTCCTCCTTTTCACCAAAAGAGACGAATGCTTGCAGCATATGTCAGGAAAGAACCACTTCCTCCAGGTTTCTAAATTGAGTG ATGAAATGAAGGCTGgccttcctctgcctttcccatCCTATGCAAAGAACCTTCTGATATCTCTGTGCAAAGAGGTCCCCTTCCAAGTGAAGTGTATATCCTGCTGCCAGATACTACGTTCGCATATGGAATTAACAGCTCATTTCAG AACACGTTGTCATAATTCTGGGCCTGTGGCGCTGTCAGAGAAGAGCATCTCCCAAGTTGCagagatatttaaaacaaaaggtcACTGTGAGAACTGTGATAAACTGTTTGCTGATGAGAATCAGATCACCCAGCATAAGCAAACCACTCAACACAACATTAAAGTTCTTACTACAATGGAAGAATCCATCTTGATGTTCTGTCATgtcaatggaaaaaataaaaatcagtctcATTTGTGCCATATTGTGGATCGGTCAAGACCACTGCTTAAAAGACATTTGACTTCAAATGAGTCTACCAGTGAAAGGGAGTCTACTCCTTCAAAACGGAAGAGTGATCTAAAAGGTAAAGATGACGATCATGTAGCAAGCCAAAGTCAAGGTAGTGCTTGCAAAGTAAAAGCCTGGTTTTGTGAATGCCTTCAAAAGTTTTTTACAGAAGATTCAgtagaaaagcacattttatcAGCAAATAGGATCTGTCACAAGTGTGCTGTGTGTGGAAAGCTTGCTGAAAATTCGAGCATTATCCGCCTGCATATGAGCCGATTCCATGGGGGAGCACACTTGactaattttcttctctggtgCAGAGCATGCTCTGTAGATCTCAGAGAAGAGGATATTATGGGACATGTGACTGAATTTCATGGTGGACATAGTTACTATTATGAACAAGAAGCTCTAGAAGATGAACCTATGCCATCTGCTTCTGACACAGTGTGCATTTCTGCAGGTGAAACAACAGACTGCATTCCTAGTCCTATAGAACTCTCCCCTGAAAACAGCCCTATTCTGGGAAAATGGCAATGCCGCATTTGCGAGGAGATGTTTGAATCTGAAGAGAATGTTAAACAACATTGCATGTCCTTAGAAAGCCATGCATTTCACAGATACTGCTGTGGCATATGCAGAAATCACTTTCGGAAAGTAGGAACGCTACAGCGACACTTCAAAGAGCATCATAACCAGGAGATACAAACTAAATACTTCTGTGGTCTTTGTGGTAATCTCTTCTTTGACACAGAAGAAGAATTTCTAATCCATTATAAGGAGATTCATAGCGTGGACTATGCATTTGTGCCTGAGGAGATGGAAACATcaataaaaaaagaggaggacttccttccagcagagcaaggagaCCGTTTAACCTGTGGTTGCCGGACAATTTACGTCTCCAGAATAAACAGGAGGAACGATTATGTGAATTGTCAGAAAGCCATGCTGCAAAAAGGAAACTTATGGTTTCGATGCTGCTTCTGTTCTGCAACTGCACAGAATTTTGCCGATTTGAACAGTCATCTCAACAGTCACACATCACTGAAACCTAAGGAAGAGATGTATGTTGTTAGATGTGATGCATGCAACAAAAACTTCAATGATCTTCAGAGTGCACATCAGCACTATCACATGAAACACTGCTTCTTGCAGAAACCTGATTTATCAAGTCTTGCATCAGaatcagaaaatacagtattcaAGTTCACAGCAAGTGGGGCTTGTGTGGACAGAAAACCTCACAAGCTAAAATCTGAAGCATCTCCATCCAAGACTCAGGAAAGACCACAGTTGTCTCCTCTCCAGGGACCGatacagggaaagaaagaaacagaagagaactCTGCATACTCTGACGAACCTGGTGAAG ATGGTGAACTTCCTGATCTTGACTACCTGAGTACCATGACTCACATTGTGTTGGTGGATCTGGACAACTGGGGAAGCTTATTCTCACAGCTGCCAGCTAACCTGAACCAAGGGACATTTATCTGGGGCTTTCAAG GAGGGTACAGCAACTGGAAACCTCCAGTGCAGTGCAAAATTTACAATTATCTGAAGAGGATTGgatgtttctttcttcatccACGTTGCGGTAccagaagagaagcagcagactTTGCTCTCTGTATTCAT GCTGGTCGTCTGGATGAACACCTGCCCAAGCAAATTCCTTTCACTGTACTTTCTGGAGACAAAAGCTTCCTGGAACTGGAAACTCAATTTAAACTGACTCAGCGATCAGCTCGCATCCTAAATCCTCACCACATTGAGGGAGACATGATGTGTGCCTTGCTAAACAGCATTTCAGACACCGCCAAAG